In a genomic window of Muntiacus reevesi chromosome 1, mMunRee1.1, whole genome shotgun sequence:
- the SEPTIN2 gene encoding septin-2, whose amino-acid sequence MSKQQPTQFINPETPGYVGFANLPNQVHRKSVKKGFEFTLMVVGESGLGKSTLINSLFLTDLYPERVIPGAAEKIERTVQIEASTVEIEERGVKLRLTVVDTPGYGDAINCRDCFKTIISYIDEQFERYLHDESGLNRRHILDNRVHCCFYFISPFGHGLKPLDVAFMKAIHNKVNIVPVIAKADTLTLKERERLKKRILDEIEEHSIKIYHLPDAESDEDEDFKEQTRLLKASIPFSVVGSNQLIEAKGKKVRGRLYPWGVVEVENPEHNDFLKLRTMLITHMQDLQEVTQDLHYENFRSERLKRGGRKVENEDMNKDQILLEKEAELRRMQEMIARMQAQMQLQLQGGDGDSGVHGHHV is encoded by the exons ATGTCTAAG cAACAACCAACTCAGTTTATAAATCCAGAAACTCCTGGATATGTTGGATTTGCAAATCTTCCCAATCAAGTTCACCGAAAATCAGTGAAAAAAGGTTTTGAATTCACGCTGATGGTGGTCG GTGAATCGGGGCTGGGAAAATCGACGCTCATCAACAGCCTCTTCCTGACCGACCTCTACCCAGAGAGAGTCATCCCTGGAGCCGCAG AGAAAATTGAAAGGACTGTCCAGATTGAGGCTTCGACTGTTGAGATTGAAGAGCGCGGGGTGAAGCTGCGTCTGACGGTGGTGGACACCCCGGGCTACGGGGATGCCATCAACTGCAGGGACTG CTTTAAAACAATCATCTCCTACATCGACGAGCAGTTTGAGCGGTACCTGCACGACGAGAGCGGTCTGAACAGACGGCACATCCTCGACAACAGGGTGCACTGCTGCTTCTACTTCATCTCCCCCTTCGGACACGG ACTGAAGCCATTGGATGTTGCGTTCATGAAGGCGATCCACAACAAGGTGAACATTGTGCCTGTCATCGCGAAAGCCGACACACTCACCCTGAAGGAGCGGGAGCGCCTGAAGAAAAGG ATTCTGGATGAAATTGAGGAACATAGCATCAAAATCTATCACTTACCTGATGCAGAGTCGGATGAAGATGAAGATTTTAAAGAGCAGACTAGACTTCTCAAG GCTAGCATCCCTTTCTCTGTGGTTGGATCCAATCAGCTGATTGAAGCCAAAGGCAAGAAGGTCAGAGGCCGCCTCTACCCTTGGGGTGTCGTGGAGGTGGAGAACCCGGAGCACAACGACTTTCTGAAGCTGAGGACGATGCTCAT CACTCACATGCAGGATCTCCAGGAGGTGACTCAGGACCTGCACTACGAGAACTTCCGGTCTGAGAGGCTCAAGAGAGGCGGCAG GAAAGTAGAAAATGAGGACATGAATAAAGACCAGATACTGCTGGAGAAGGAAGCTGAG CTCCGCCGCATGCAGGAGATGATCGCGCGGATGCAGGCGCAGATGCAGCTGCAGCTGCAGGGTGGTGATGGTGACAGCGGGGTCCACGGGCACCACGTGTGA
- the LOC136155467 gene encoding large ribosomal subunit protein eL39-like — MSSHKTFRIKRFLAKKQEQSRPIPQWIRVKTANKIGYTSERRPWRSAKPGLLEPRTGAGTHCAVSRQLHTNARSPQ; from the coding sequence ATGTCTTCTCACAAGACTTTCAGGATCAAGAGATTCCTGGCCAAGAAACAAGAGCAGAGTCGTCCCATTCCTCAATGGATTCGAGTGAAAACTGCTAACAAGATCGGGTACACCTCCGAGAGAAGACCCTGGAGGAGCGCCAAGCCGGGTCTACTAGAACCTCGCACGGGAGCTGGCACACACTGTGCTGTGTCACGTCAGCTGCACACCAACGCCCGGTCCCCGCAGTGA